The genomic stretch GGATGCTGTGCGGATGGCACAACGTCTTCAACAGCTTAAAGCCGTACCAGAACTGCTTATCAGCAGCCCTGCACTGCGGGCAGCTACCACAGCGCGCATCATGGCGCACGAATGGAATTATCCCGAAGATGCCATTCAGTGGCAGCCTAGGCTGTATCAGGCCGATCTTACTGATTTTATTGAAACCATCACAGCCTTGCCCGATACCTGGAAATCCATTGCCTTGGTTTCGCACAATCCTGGCATCACCTTGTTTGCCAATGCACTGACGGCGTACAACATTCAGCATATTCCTACTTGTGGTGTGGTGGCTTTTCATGTGCAAACATCGGAATGGGCTCGCTTCTGGCCGGCTGAAAAGAAGCTGTGGTTTTTTGAATATCCGGAAAACCTTCAACAGTCGCGCGTGTAGCTCATCTTCTGTATTTCTGATACACATCATATAAGATCTTCAGCGACAGGCTATCCATCACGGGCGTAATATCGGTTTGTACAAAATGTCGTTTGAAAGCTACCAGTGCTGCAGTGGTATCACTCAGATCATAGCCGATGATGCGCAGGGCATCCCAGGGATGAAAATCGGCCGGAGGATCGACCAACACGCTGTCGCGCCAGAAACCAAATCCATGAGCTGCTAATTCATTCCACGGGAAATATACACTGGGATCCTGTTTGCGTGTGGGAGCAATATCGGCATGTCCTACAAAGCTTGCGGTATCCAGACGATAGCGTTGCTGCAGGACGTGCAGCAATACCAGCAAGGAATGGATTTGCGTTTCCGGAAAAGGTTCCCGTCCTGTATTGTCGAGTTCAATGCCAATCGATACCGAATTCACATCGCGGATAGGTCCCCAGCGGGAAACACCAGCCTGCCAGGCCCGGTACACATCAGGCACGAGCTGAAAGATGGTACCGTCCTTGCAGATCAGATAATGGCTGCTTACTCGGCCGGCCCGGTGGGGATTGGTAAGGGTCGACAAGGATTGTGCACAGCTTTGTTCTTCTGTTTGATGAATGATCACCAGATCAGGATAACGGATATTGAAATTGGGAGAAGGGGCGATCCAGAAAGCTTGTTGCAGCGAATCCATGGGCAGTTGAACGGGCACAAAATGCCGATAGGCTTTTCGCATCTGTTTGAGTTGTTGCCGATAAGCCGCTCTGGTGGCCTGATTCAGCCGATAGAAATGAGGATTGCAGCTGATGATTAGGCAAGCCAGGCCCATCCACAGATACAGGATAATAAGCTTTTTAACCCCTTGTAATGTCATGCACTGATGGTTTGCGAATTATTCGATTCGGGCTACCCATCCGCCTCCCGGAGCCAGATGAATATGCCAGACATCTCCGGCTTGTACGGTAGCTTCTTTCATGACATAATCGTTGCCATTGCGATCGGCGTTGATTCCATCGGCATAATACACGATACGGTGAGCGCCTGGCGGAAGAAACGAAAACGAAAGAGTAAGATCCCGTGCTTTTTCATTGGTCATGGCTCCTACAAAGTAGGTGTTTCCTTTTTTGCGAGCCATAAGCACATATTTCCCTACTTCGCCATCCAGTGGCAGGGTTTCGTCCCAGGTCGTGGGTACGGAAGAGATGAAGTCCAGGCATGGTTGCTCTTTCTCATAGGCTACAGGATTGTCGCTCAGCATTTGTAGCGGTGCATCGTAAAGTACATACATCGCCAGCTGCTGGCAGCGCGTACCCAGGCTCATGGGATGGTTGTTGATAGGTGCAAAATCGCGTGGCTGGGCATTGCGCATGGCTCCGGGAGTATAGTCCATAGGACCGGCAAACATGCGGATAAATGGGAGCGTCACAGCCATGGTGGAGGTTGCAATAGTTGAAGACCATTTGTCTTGTTCCAGACCTGGTACGCCTTCAAAATTCACTACATTCGGATAGGTGCGCTGCAGGCCTGCTGGCTTATGTGCCCCGTGAAAATCTACCAGCAAATGATATTTGGCTGCAGCTGCCGCACAACGCCAGTAAAAATTCACTACGGCCTGATCGTCGCGATCCATGAAATCCACTTTGATACCTTTAATTCCCCATCGGGCAAATAGCGGCAACACGGTATCCATCTGCTGATCGAGTGTATGCCAGGAACACCACAGGATGATACCCACATTTTTTTGTTTGGCATAGTTCAGCAAGGTAGGCATGTCAATATCTGGCACCACGCGGGTCAGATCGTCCAGCACATACCAGCCATCGTCCATGATGATGTAGGGAATATGATGGCGTGCGGCAAAATCAATATAGTACTGATAGGTTTTGGTGTTGATGCCGGCACGGAAATCCACGCCGGTGAGATCCCAGTCGTTCCACCAGTCCCAGGCCACCTGCCCGGGCTGAATCCAGTCGGTCTGTGCAAGCTGATTGGGCTTTGCCAGCTTATAAACAATTTCATTGTTCAGCAATTCTTTGTCTTGATCAGCAAATGCCAGGATGCGCCATGGAAAAGATCTGGCGCCAGAAGTACGTGCGATGTAAGGATACACTTCTTTGGGATATACTTCCCGATCCCAGCCCCATTGCGGTGGCTGCAGCAAACGCACGGTTTTTACCGCAGGCGGATAGATAGCCTCCATTAGGCCTTTGCCATTGCCGGTAAAATACATGCCAGGATAATCGTATAAATCTGATTCGGTAAACAACACATAACCACCATCAGATAATTTCATCAGCAGGGGCAATTGAGTTGTTTTATCGGCAGTGAGGCTATCGAGGGGCAATAGCTGATACACATGTTCGTAATTATTCATCCAACGTGGCGCCCATTGGAAGAAAGCCTGGGTGCGATCGGGCATATGAAGCGAGCAGATTTCATTTTGTACATTCACCGAATCCTGTTTCCATGATGTTTCAAACCGATAGGCTACCGCATCGTTATACACGCGGAACACAAGGCGGTATTTGTTGCGAAATTGCAGAGTCAATACATTACAGGTGTCGGGGATTTGCTTGTTTTTGATAGCAACCACAGGCGTGATGATCTGTTCGATGCGGCCTGTGGAAATACGCTGCAGAGGGTCGTCGCCGAGGGTATCTTGATTGATAATCAATCCTACCTGCACATCCGGAATCAAGATTTTTTCATGGCGCCATACCGTAAAATGAATCCCATGCCTGCTTTTTACTTCTATACGTGTTTGACCATCGGGTGAATGCAGTTCATACGACTGTGCATAGCTGCCAAGCGTGAAGCATATAAGGCAAATAATGAAGAGCAGATGTTTCATAGTGATTGATGCAATTGTTTTCAGATTTACGAATAGACGATAAAAGAACCGTTCGAAAAATTTGGGGTTATAGGAACGGTTTCCGGTTCACTGGAATAACCGTGAAAAATCAAATTGGCCAGCGTTTTAGAGCTTTTTGATTTTGATATTCCGGAACCACACTTCATCACCATGATCCTGCAATGCAATATGTCCGCTGTGATATTTGCCATAATCAGGATAATCTTTCCACTTGCCTTCGTTTTTCAGTTTATACCATTCAGGCGTCCACATATCAAATTCCAGAATTTTTTTGCCGTTCAGCCAGTATTGGACATGCGAGCCACGCACGATAATTTCGGTATGATTCCATTCGCCTGCCGGATGCACAGGACGGATTTGTGGTACATGCATGGCGTAGTCGGCACCCGTATGTTGCCATGGTTCCAGTTTTTCGGGATAATGCTCGTCATCAATGAGCTGAAATTCAGGACCCGTGTAATAGGAAGCAGGCTGTGTTTCCCGCACCAGATACAGGATGCCGCTGTTAGCACGGGGTGCAATTTTCCAGTCTATTTTCAGATCAAAGCTGGAAAAACTGCTGTCGTCCGTAACTAGATCCACGGGTGAGAATCCGGGTCCTTTTCCCTTGCAGTGCAGGGTTCCGTCCACAACTTCCCAGGCTGTTGCAGGTTTATGCTGATATCCGTGCCAGCCGCTGAGATCGTGGCCGTTAAATAGCAATTGCCATCCCTCTTGTTTTTCTTTGTTAGTAAGCTTGTTGTTGGTTTGGGCAGCCGCAGCAGTTAAAAATACAGCGGGTAATAAGGCCGTTAGTCCTAAAAGCAGATGAGATCTCATGCAGATGAATTTTCAACCAAAATACAAAACATTTACGGAGATTGCAGCATGCTGAACAGGAAAACGTTTGCACGAATGCTTTGCCGCCGGTTGTATAGGCCCATGCGATGGATGTTTTTGCTATGTATTGTGTACATGCATGTATATGCACAAGTGCCGCCCAAATGGGAATTGCGGGGTGCCTGGATTGCTACGGTGGGGAATATTGACTGGCCAT from Thermoflavifilum aggregans encodes the following:
- a CDS encoding SixA phosphatase family protein — protein: MKTLLLIRHAKADWPEGKAPANATDRDRPLTERGEADAVRMAQRLQQLKAVPELLISSPALRAATTARIMAHEWNYPEDAIQWQPRLYQADLTDFIETITALPDTWKSIALVSHNPGITLFANALTAYNIQHIPTCGVVAFHVQTSEWARFWPAEKKLWFFEYPENLQQSRV
- a CDS encoding N-acetylmuramoyl-L-alanine amidase; the encoded protein is MTLQGVKKLIILYLWMGLACLIISCNPHFYRLNQATRAAYRQQLKQMRKAYRHFVPVQLPMDSLQQAFWIAPSPNFNIRYPDLVIIHQTEEQSCAQSLSTLTNPHRAGRVSSHYLICKDGTIFQLVPDVYRAWQAGVSRWGPIRDVNSVSIGIELDNTGREPFPETQIHSLLVLLHVLQQRYRLDTASFVGHADIAPTRKQDPSVYFPWNELAAHGFGFWRDSVLVDPPADFHPWDALRIIGYDLSDTTAALVAFKRHFVQTDITPVMDSLSLKILYDVYQKYRR
- a CDS encoding glycoside hydrolase family 97 protein, producing the protein MKHLLFIICLICFTLGSYAQSYELHSPDGQTRIEVKSRHGIHFTVWRHEKILIPDVQVGLIINQDTLGDDPLQRISTGRIEQIITPVVAIKNKQIPDTCNVLTLQFRNKYRLVFRVYNDAVAYRFETSWKQDSVNVQNEICSLHMPDRTQAFFQWAPRWMNNYEHVYQLLPLDSLTADKTTQLPLLMKLSDGGYVLFTESDLYDYPGMYFTGNGKGLMEAIYPPAVKTVRLLQPPQWGWDREVYPKEVYPYIARTSGARSFPWRILAFADQDKELLNNEIVYKLAKPNQLAQTDWIQPGQVAWDWWNDWDLTGVDFRAGINTKTYQYYIDFAARHHIPYIIMDDGWYVLDDLTRVVPDIDMPTLLNYAKQKNVGIILWCSWHTLDQQMDTVLPLFARWGIKGIKVDFMDRDDQAVVNFYWRCAAAAAKYHLLVDFHGAHKPAGLQRTYPNVVNFEGVPGLEQDKWSSTIATSTMAVTLPFIRMFAGPMDYTPGAMRNAQPRDFAPINNHPMSLGTRCQQLAMYVLYDAPLQMLSDNPVAYEKEQPCLDFISSVPTTWDETLPLDGEVGKYVLMARKKGNTYFVGAMTNEKARDLTLSFSFLPPGAHRIVYYADGINADRNGNDYVMKEATVQAGDVWHIHLAPGGGWVARIE
- a CDS encoding 3-keto-disaccharide hydrolase, producing the protein MRSHLLLGLTALLPAVFLTAAAAQTNNKLTNKEKQEGWQLLFNGHDLSGWHGYQHKPATAWEVVDGTLHCKGKGPGFSPVDLVTDDSSFSSFDLKIDWKIAPRANSGILYLVRETQPASYYTGPEFQLIDDEHYPEKLEPWQHTGADYAMHVPQIRPVHPAGEWNHTEIIVRGSHVQYWLNGKKILEFDMWTPEWYKLKNEGKWKDYPDYGKYHSGHIALQDHGDEVWFRNIKIKKL